DNA from Pichia kudriavzevii chromosome 5, complete sequence:
CTGATGATTCATCACTAGAATCATGAGTACTCGACTCATTTTTTGCTTCATCATTGGAATCATGATCACTGGactcatcttcatcgtcattcGACTCCTCGTCAGACGAGTACTTCACAACTTTGTTTATATCAAaaatctcttcttctgtaACAACTTGGCtattatcttcatcttttgattttcgGTTTGTACTAGCAATAGTATCCTCTTCTCTCAGTTCTTGCCTCATCTCATCGTTAGTTGATTCATGTCCATCCATTCTATCTGCATTTTTGGAATTCGTGATGGAAGCTGAGGTATGGCCTTTAATATCCAGTTGTTCCCTTGATTCTTGATTGCACATATATGctttttgataaaaaaaaacttaaatCTTCTCTTAGCAAAAGATATCTGTGTCTGATATAGGAAAAAGTCTAATTGCACAAACAAATATAGATGTTATGTTTAGTAgattatgaaaaaaaaaaataaaaaaatatttgtgtaagcaagaaaaaaactatttTCAAAGCAACAGCGCCGCCATAAACGGGTTGGAAATTCTACTTCAGCCTTGATCCCTTTTCCGTTAAAGCCTACCTCCATAGATCGGTTAAAGTAAGGGGAAGTTTTGTTTCATCATATAGGCAATAATATTGGGGATAGATTCTAACTCTAATGAgtatttttgaaatagtTGAAAGATCCTCTCTGCCCGAGGGGGTGTGTCCATTAATTGAATCATTAAGCTTTGTGGATTcgaaaaatgaagatgggATAGCCATTAACATGAATTCAAAATGTATCATTCCCTCAGATAAGCTAGAAGAAGTAAGCGTTGAAGGAATGGATGGAGGAAGGATAAAGTTACTCAGAATCCCATACGGTTACAATGAACTAAGTATAAATTTTAATGAAGGTGTGGATATCTCTTTGGTCAAATGTGTAATTACAAATGGAAACAAGTCTTGTGCTTTCGGTGGAACTATGCTTAAATCTGGAATCTCACTTTCCGAAGATGCAATTGGTTCTGTATCTATACAGCTTTTATATGATGAGAATAAGGATTTCACCTTTACTTTTTACCGGGCTCTTCCTCAGAAATCATTAGTTCCAAATAAAACACATCATCAAGACACCCAAACCAATGAAGCATTGAATCCATATCCGATACCCATGACAGATGGCCCTCTGTTTAGAGAGGCCGTCAGCCTTTATGAGCAGTTTGCTTCTTTActcttgaaaaaatttcatAGCAGGATTGAAAAGCTAAGCTCAGTTTCCCATACCAGCAAAAATACAGAACACAAATCTCAAATGAGAGAGacattcaaagaattcagGAAAGGGTTTTCAGTTACCCCCAAACCAGAATCACTGGTCTCTAAATACGAGTCTGCTAAGGCCGTTACAGGAAACTGTTATGCTTATCAGTTTCTTGTTCAGATTTATCGTAAAGACAATGAATCTTCTGTTGGTAGGAGTAGCCTCAGAAACTTACAAAACTTTTTGTCTTGCAAGCGtggttttgatgatgagaGCAAGAAATATTATGAATGGTTATCGAAGTTGTTGGGGTCgggaaaatcaaaagatcTCAAGCTTTTTATGAGGATGTCCTCCTTTGAGGCCTCGAAATTGCGATACTTCAATTATTTGTATGATACTGTGACAGGGTGTCTATTGGAAATGCTAAAGGTTGATGAAAGAATTGCTTCTGAGTATTTGCGATGCAAAGCTGCGAGACTCCAACTAGCACAGAAAATTGAATCTGTAGGCATGATGAAAGATTTACTAGagttccaaaaaaatgtttcttcGTTCAATGTACAGAATGAAgctttatttttgaaagatcCTACATCGCCATATAAACTAACGTCACAGTGTCCATCAAAAACAGGCTTGTTGTTTGTACACGGCGGCCAAGGAAAATCCGGGTGGCACAAACAATGGGTTGTTCTTTTGGATGGTAAGCTCTATGAATACATGGACTGGAGAAGAGGATCGGGACTTCGAAATAATCCAATTGACATTGCTCTTTGCAATATCAAGTTATTGGAGTCGAACGAAACTCGGATGAGTGTTGATATAGGACATCGTAAGAACTGCTTCCGTTTAATAAATTCTCAAGGAATTGAGCATGTTTTTCAGGCTTTTACAATTGAAGAGGCCACTGATTGGGTAAAAACTCTTTTTGATGCATGCCAGATGATTGCATTTAATGATAGCAAtgggaagaaaaaaatcactgGTGAACTCTCTAATAATGGCAATCACGATCGAAGTTCTAGGAAGATTGGtaaagataaagataaTACTGCGAGCGATGCAGAAAGCTCACGGGCTGTCAAAACCAGTGTTGGAACATCTGCAAGGTCGAGAATGAGACGCGTCTCATCAGTGTCTCAGTCTttactttattttgttcaagGTAACGATCCGTCTAATTATAAATGTGCTGATTGCGGGACAACCGAGCAAGTAGAATGGATATCTTTGAATCTACTTGTTGTGTTTTGTATTCGATGTTCATCAGCTCACCGTTCATTGGGAACTTCAGTTTCTAAGGTTAGAAGCTTAATTCTTGACAGTTTCAATGAAGAGAGCAAAGTGTTAATTCACCAGATAAATAATTCCTCTATGAATGCTATTTATGAGTCTGATATGCCACCGAAAGTTAAGCCAGCTGCGCAATCATCAGACGAAGTTAGGTACCGGTTTATTAAACAAAAGTATGCCGAGAAGAAATATGTTAACAATTTTGTTCGACAAAATGCCTTGCCAATAATGATTGAAGGGATTCGAAATCACAATATTAGAAAAGTATTAGAAGGTATTGTAGGTGGTGCAGATGTTAATAGACGATTTTACTATACTCCCCAAAGTAAAAACACTGTTTCAGAACCTAGTTCGAACTCTCACCACGAAAATGATAAGCCAATCGATATGTCATTCCTGGAATATGCATTGCTGCATCCTACTGTTCTTGATGGAAGACAAATCTTTGACATAGCCGAATTACTAACCTTGAATGGATGCAATGTTGGATCACAGGTTAAAAAGGGTAGTCTATTATCCAATTCTGCAAAGAAATGGTGGCAAGATCGGATCGATAAGATCAATTACATTCCTCTAGAAAATCAAGCAAAGAACACGCCTTTGAAGGCTCAGCAAGACAGTTTTGAACAGAGGGATCCCACTATTAAGAGACCCTCCATAATGGTAAATGGTTCTAAGAAGACAGCGAATGGTTCCAAGAGCAAGATCAAGAATCCCAAAGAAGGATTCAGTTTGTTCAGGAAAAAAACCAAGTCTGGACTAAGATCAGCAGAttaacaaagaaaagaccTATAGATGAAAGGGCAAAGATGATGGACTGATCTATAAATTTTGAGTTGATTAATATTTGTATGTATAATCCCTAATTTCTATTAATATACAGTAAGCTTGAGTTCTTTGCTACAATAGTACCTGGATTATCTTATTAGCAGCtgtgttgatttttcaCACATCGCgtcttcaatgaaaatactcACGTTGGTGGCAGCTTTGATGGTAGGATATGTGATTCTCTTGGTGAACCCAATGATGCGTACAATTCTTATAGGAGTAACAGGTGCATCCAGCTCAGGGAAATCAACTATTGCCAATATCCTGAGAACAATTTTGAGGAACTGTGAAATCATTCATGAGgatgatttcttcaagttaGAAAAAGATGTTCCTTTTgataagaaaagaaatgataGAGATTGGGATTGTCCTGACGCAATTGATATTGACAAACTGAAAAAGACATTAGCACTGctcaaaaatggaaatatGAAAAGCACTTATCTTAGTGGTTTTCCGGTGATCAGGAATGAAGGCGGATATTACGATTATTCACTAAAAAGCACTGAACCGCCAAGAAACGATTCTCACTTCAAGTGTAAGCCGCAgacaatatcaaaattaaagaatgaATTTGACTTATTGGTGAATAAACGTAGATATGGAGAATATAGAATATTCCTGGTGGATGGATTCCTAATCTTGCATGATGTGGAGTTGTTACAACAACTCGATTTGACATTATTTATCAAAGCTAACTATTCCACGCTTAAATCACGAAGAGAGAAAAGGATTTATACAGTCGAAGGAAAAGAATGGGTAGACCCTGAAGGCtattttgacaaatttgTTTGGCCTGGATATTACAATAACCACAAAAAGATTTTCATAAACGGctcagatgaagaagttgtcAAGCTGAGCGGGGGTGATTTGGATGCgaaattcaaatatagGTATAGAGTGAACGAATTCCGTAATGATGAATATACGAATGCAGATGATATGATTGAGGAAATCACTACCTGTATATTTCGAACTatattttgattatttaCAAACGTATAGAATGTTTATTCTCACACTAAACATTTACTTTCTAGACTTTTTACCTCTAGTAGATTTGCTCTTATCCTTTGCAAGGGCTTTCATTTCACTCTTATAAACATCTTCTGCACTTTCGGCAGGCTTTCTCTTTGATCCTTTCTTAAGACTTACTGTGCCcttatttttgattgcacGGTCAATTGACTTTTTATCCGAGGACCAGTCAGAGACATCTGtgattttatatttatCCAAGTTTAGGTTATTAATCAGTTCcttttgcttttccttACGTTCCCTGATTTCTTCTAACGCTTCGTTACCTGCAGCTGCAAGGTCTGCTTCAAGCTCCCTTTCCATTTCCTCAACGTCATTGACAGTTGGAATTTCCTCACCATTCAACTCCTTCatctcatcatcatcaatttccGGTaactcttcaacaattgatTCCTTCACCAAAGAACGGAAGTATTGTGAAACCTTACGAACAATTTTAGAGAACATAGCAAGAGATTGGTTTGTTTCTATGTTTAATTCCTTTGAAATATCGTCCAATTCTTTATGTTGCAATCCAATCGCTAATAAAATAGCACTTTGAACAtgagaaagagaaacttCATCACGGATTATATCACTGAAATACTGATAAGCTATGTATGGTAATAAGTCAAGAATAACGTGATAATCAATAAGGTTATTTGCGTAAGACTCAAGACGcttcaaatcaaatggTGTTAACATTTTATCGAGTTCATTCTTATCAAATGTCGCAGCATTTTTATGACCTTCAACTCTCGATGCCTCAAGTACACTTAGTGCCTGAACAGATGGgaattttgagaaactgTAGCTCAGtaaattgataaatcttTTATGGAAATCTTTGGTGAAAGCATGTAACCATTTGTCATCACGGCCTTCTAGAGTTTTCAACATCACACACGTGTGTTCCCCGGTTAAGTCATTTGTAGTCTGTCTTAAATACACCGGGCTGTAACCGctctttttccaaaatttatGAAGTTGCTGAGTTAAACCATAAGAAACACCTAAATAATGCAAGTAGTAAGGTCTTTGATGTGCTAAATTAACAAACAATGGTGGCAATGCGTCCTCCTTACGAGGCttaatttcatcttttAATGAGACAGATGCATTTTCCAATTCTGAATCGGTTAAACGCTTAATGGAAAACTTGTCATCTGATAAGGTTTTGTTATCTTCATCTAGCGATGCAAACTTACCTTCAAAGTAATCTGTTAATAGTTCAAGAGCCCTAGAACCGTACCCCATTTTCGTATAATCAGGATGGGTTGCAATACGAACAATTCTAGCACCAGAAAGACTTGcaaaatcttcatcttggaattgttgagaaattaaCCATGGGATCAAATCACCACCTGCTCTGATACCACGGCTTAGACTACTACGAATACTGTCTTTGGAGATCTCACCTTCCAAAGCGACTTGAACCACACACAATGGGGTTGGAATGGAAGCGTCCTTGCCAACATCGGGACCAAACAAGGCATACAACTGATGTGCTGGTGCATCTGACATTAATTGTAAATCATTTGGAGAATTCTTATAGtgagaagaaacaaataagGCCATCattctttgaaggaaaGATTCTGAAACTGGGTCATaagaaaataaagtatCACGGTTGATATAGAATAAAGAACATTCCGATGGATGTGGACAACCTCTGGTGGCATATTTTGTCTGTTTTGGAAGTTTGGCATCAAGACATAATAACTTGTTCAACCATGACTCGACAGGGTCACCTGGCGCATATCTAATAGGTTCATCCAATGCTACCTCGATCAAAGAACGATTTGAAATCGAGATATTGTCGATTTCCTTTGTTCCAGAAGTGTCATCACGTGAAACAACTTGTGTTTGAGAATTGTCCTTAATAATATTCTTGGATTGGTCTCTTAATTGTTGAATCAACTTTAGAGAAAGAGAACGGCCTGTACCTTCATAACCATTGATCGTAGAACACATAAATATCAAATAAGGACCTAACAATTTCTTTACTAATGGTAAAGGAATAGCAGCTGCTTCGTCAATGATCAAAAGTTCTGCTTGACCTAAGACATGGTTATCAGTTGGTGAAATGTATTGGATAGTTTGTCTATGACCCGCACGTTTAACATCAACTCTAACAATAGCTTTGTTGAATGCAGGATTGGTTGATTGAATAATATCATAATCTTGATGTTCAACATAGCCAATAGCATCGAAACCCTTGAAAATAAACTCAAATAATGTCTTTAAATTTTCTGGAGATGGTGACGTTACAAAAATATTAGAATAGTCTTGGGCAATAGCTGCTGCAATAGCAATACCCAAGGAGGCAGATTTACCTCTACCTCTACCAGCGGTCAGAGCAACGGTTgaattcaaagttttctcAGCAATAGCGTCAATAAAACGTAAGATTGCCTCCGCTTGATTGACAGTTTTAGCCAACGAAACAAGCGAGCCCGCAGGTTGGGTATCTGCTAAACTCTCCTTCAACTCTTTCAGTTCCTGCTCTTTAGGAGAAATCTCATCTTCGTCCTTGGGAGGTAAACGCTTCACGTGCCTTGCACCAGAGATAGGTAAAACATTTAGCTGATCATCGACCACTAAACAGTTGGCACAATCAGAGAGGGATAGTAAGAAACGTTCATTGAATCGAGAAACAACGTCATTATGAGCTTCGGTTCTATATCTACTATGAACATCCATTGTCATTGTGTATAA
Protein-coding regions in this window:
- a CDS encoding uncharacterized protein (PKUD0E01020; similar to Saccharomyces cerevisiae YDR524C (AGE1); ancestral locus Anc_1.23), giving the protein MSIFEIVERSSLPEGVCPLIESLSFVDSKNEDGIAINMNSKCIIPSDKLEEVSVEGMDGGRIKLLRIPYGYNELSINFNEGVDISLVKCVITNGNKSCAFGGTMLKSGISLSEDAIGSVSIQLLYDENKDFTFTFYRALPQKSLVPNKTHHQDTQTNEALNPYPIPMTDGPLFREAVSLYEQFASLLLKKFHSRIEKLSSVSHTSKNTEHKSQMRETFKEFRKGFSVTPKPESLVSKYESAKAVTGNCYAYQFLVQIYRKDNESSVGRSSLRNLQNFLSCKRGFDDESKKYYEWLSKLLGSGKSKDLKLFMRMSSFEASKLRYFNYLYDTVTGCLLEMLKVDERIASEYLRCKAARLQLAQKIESVGMMKDLLEFQKNVSSFNVQNEALFLKDPTSPYKLTSQCPSKTGLLFVHGGQGKSGWHKQWVVLLDGKLYEYMDWRRGSGLRNNPIDIALCNIKLLESNETRMSVDIGHRKNCFRLINSQGIEHVFQAFTIEEATDWVKTLFDACQMIAFNDSNGKKKITGELSNNGNHDRSSRKIGKDKDNTASDAESSRAVKTSVGTSARSRMRRVSSVSQSLLYFVQGNDPSNYKCADCGTTEQVEWISLNLLVVFCIRCSSAHRSLGTSVSKVRSLILDSFNEESKVLIHQINNSSMNAIYESDMPPKVKPAAQSSDEVRYRFIKQKYAEKKYVNNFVRQNALPIMIEGIRNHNIRKVLEGIVGGADVNRRFYYTPQSKNTVSEPSSNSHHENDKPIDMSFLEYALLHPTVLDGRQIFDIAELLTLNGCNVGSQVKKGSLLSNSAKKWWQDRIDKINYIPLENQAKNTPLKAQQDSFEQRDPTIKRPSIMVNGSKKTANGSKSKIKNPKEGFSLFRKKTKSGLRSAD
- a CDS encoding uncharacterized protein (PKUD0E01030; similar to Saccharomyces cerevisiae YNL129W (NRK1); ancestral locus Anc_2.140); protein product: MKILTLVAALMVGYVILLVNPMMRTILIGVTGASSSGKSTIANILRTILRNCEIIHEDDFFKLEKDVPFDKKRNDRDWDCPDAIDIDKLKKTLALLKNGNMKSTYLSGFPVIRNEGGYYDYSLKSTEPPRNDSHFKCKPQTISKLKNEFDLLVNKRRYGEYRIFLVDGFLILHDVELLQQLDLTLFIKANYSTLKSRREKRIYTVEGKEWVDPEGYFDKFVWPGYYNNHKKIFINGSDEEVVKLSGGDLDAKFKYRYRVNEFRNDEYTNADDMIEEITTCIFRTIF
- a CDS encoding uncharacterized protein (PKUD0E01040; similar to Saccharomyces cerevisiae YNL132W (KRE33); ancestral locus Anc_2.136), which encodes MSTSINNTNKKKVLDSRVPALIRNGVDTRQRSFIIMVGDKSRNQIPNLHYLMMNANLKMNKSILWAYKKKLLGFTSNRLNREKKLKKDIKRGVREANDLDPFEAFLSNNQIRYVYYKETEKILGNTYGMVVLQDFEGLTPNLMARTIETVEGGGLVVMLLKSMKSLKQLYTMTMDVHSRYRTEAHNDVVSRFNERFLLSLSDCANCLVVDDQLNVLPISGARHVKRLPPKDEDEISPKEQELKELKESLADTQPAGSLVSLAKTVNQAEAILRFIDAIAEKTLNSTVALTAGRGRGKSASLGIAIAAAIAQDYSNIFVTSPSPENLKTLFEFIFKGFDAIGYVEHQDYDIIQSTNPAFNKAIVRVDVKRAGHRQTIQYISPTDNHVLGQAELLIIDEAAAIPLPLVKKLLGPYLIFMCSTINGYEGTGRSLSLKLIQQLRDQSKNIIKDNSQTQVVSRDDTSGTKEIDNISISNRSLIEVALDEPIRYAPGDPVESWLNKLLCLDAKLPKQTKYATRGCPHPSECSLFYINRDTLFSYDPVSESFLQRMMALFVSSHYKNSPNDLQLMSDAPAHQLYALFGPDVGKDASIPTPLCVVQVALEGEISKDSIRSSLSRGIRAGGDLIPWLISQQFQDEDFASLSGARIVRIATHPDYTKMGYGSRALELLTDYFEGKFASLDEDNKTLSDDKFSIKRLTDSELENASVSLKDEIKPRKEDALPPLFVNLAHQRPYYLHYLGVSYGLTQQLHKFWKKSGYSPVYLRQTTNDLTGEHTCVMLKTLEGRDDKWLHAFTKDFHKRFINLLSYSFSKFPSVQALSVLEASRVEGHKNAATFDKNELDKMLTPFDLKRLESYANNLIDYHVILDLLPYIAYQYFSDIIRDEVSLSHVQSAILLAIGLQHKELDDISKELNIETNQSLAMFSKIVRKVSQYFRSLVKESIVEELPEIDDDEMKELNGEEIPTVNDVEEMERELEADLAAAGNEALEEIRERKEKQKELINNLNLDKYKITDVSDWSSDKKSIDRAIKNKGTVSLKKGSKRKPAESAEDVYKSEMKALAKDKSKSTRGKKSRK